The Pontibacillus halophilus JSM 076056 = DSM 19796 genome has a segment encoding these proteins:
- a CDS encoding THUMP domain-containing class I SAM-dependent RNA methyltransferase produces the protein MLRNVTLVATTAMGLESVVANEVRQLGYEDLTVENGRVQFQAPLSAIPRTNMWLRTADRVKLLIGEFEAKTFDELFEGTKALPWEDYIPEDGSIPVIGKSVKSTLYSVPDCQSITKKAIVDRMKLKYGLAHNLEESGPTHRVEVAIHKDVVRLTLDTSGSGLHKRGYRTGQGEAPIKETLAAALVQLTNWKPDQPFVDPFCGSGTIPIEAALIGQNIAPGFNREFASEAWDIIPYNLWEDAIQEAEDKANYDQPLDITGSDVDHRLIQIAKDNALEAGLGDLITWKQMRAEDLNPKRHNGYIVGNPPYGERMGDKEAVEQMYRDFGQIMRDHPSWSVYVITSNDKFEKLYGQEASKRRKLFNGFIETAYYQYFGKHV, from the coding sequence ATGCTAAGAAACGTAACACTAGTAGCAACAACTGCAATGGGACTTGAATCTGTCGTTGCAAACGAAGTCAGACAACTCGGATATGAAGACTTAACCGTAGAAAATGGGCGTGTTCAATTCCAAGCACCACTTAGTGCGATCCCCCGTACGAATATGTGGCTAAGAACCGCTGACCGTGTCAAGCTGCTTATTGGGGAATTTGAAGCGAAAACGTTCGACGAATTATTTGAAGGAACAAAGGCTTTACCATGGGAGGATTACATTCCTGAGGATGGTTCCATCCCTGTTATAGGGAAGTCTGTGAAATCAACGCTTTATTCTGTTCCAGACTGTCAATCCATTACGAAGAAGGCCATCGTAGACCGGATGAAACTAAAGTATGGATTAGCTCATAACCTTGAAGAATCTGGCCCAACGCATCGTGTTGAAGTAGCCATTCATAAAGACGTTGTTCGTCTGACGCTTGATACAAGTGGGAGCGGCCTTCACAAGCGTGGTTACCGAACTGGACAAGGGGAGGCGCCGATTAAAGAGACCCTTGCAGCTGCGCTTGTTCAATTGACAAACTGGAAGCCTGACCAGCCATTTGTTGACCCGTTCTGTGGATCTGGTACCATCCCAATTGAAGCTGCCTTGATTGGTCAGAACATTGCACCTGGATTCAACCGTGAGTTCGCTTCCGAAGCGTGGGATATTATTCCTTATAACCTATGGGAAGATGCAATTCAAGAAGCTGAGGATAAGGCAAATTATGACCAGCCACTTGATATAACAGGCTCAGACGTTGACCATCGACTTATTCAAATCGCGAAGGACAACGCACTAGAAGCTGGTCTTGGAGATTTAATCACTTGGAAGCAAATGCGTGCTGAAGACTTAAACCCTAAACGCCATAATGGTTATATCGTAGGAAACCCACCTTATGGAGAACGTATGGGGGATAAGGAAGCAGTTGAGCAAATGTATCGTGATTTCGGACAAATCATGAGAGACCATCCTTCTTGGAGTGTCTACGTCATTACATCTAACGATAAATTTGAGAAACTCTATGGCCAAGAAGCATCAAAACGTAGGAAGTTGTTTAACGGATTTATCGAAACGGCTTACTATCAATACTTTGGAAAACACGTTTAA
- a CDS encoding ABC transporter ATP-binding protein produces the protein MLNVTGIGKSFGKKEALKRVSFHLNKGETVLLLGKNGAGKTTLMQILLDHYKPDTGKVEWELHHRNHHVGAVFQEASVMDRVTVKELISYTQSLHINPHSLEDILHGSNLHDLQSVRTEKLSIGQKRQLLFALSLVGRPELLILDEPTAGMDVLARKTFYERIRELKKQGITIIMTTHLLEEATKLGERVLLLDEGVLLEDRSVASITQQCKRVSFTLSYSSEELQRKLEGKGVVFVHNKEFTYETAQVEAFMEWMVHERIPFTNLTIEQQTVDQYFEQMVQEGGEAHAGLV, from the coding sequence ATGTTGAATGTAACAGGGATAGGTAAATCGTTTGGAAAGAAAGAGGCTCTAAAACGGGTGAGTTTTCACTTGAATAAGGGGGAGACTGTACTATTACTTGGGAAGAACGGTGCTGGTAAGACAACACTCATGCAAATCTTGCTCGACCATTACAAACCTGATACGGGGAAGGTTGAATGGGAATTACACCATCGAAATCATCATGTAGGCGCTGTCTTTCAGGAAGCTTCAGTCATGGACCGTGTAACAGTTAAGGAGTTAATCTCCTATACTCAAAGTCTCCATATTAACCCTCACTCATTAGAAGACATCTTACATGGCAGTAACCTTCATGACTTACAAAGTGTTCGAACAGAGAAGTTAAGTATCGGACAGAAGAGACAACTACTCTTTGCGTTATCTCTTGTTGGCCGTCCTGAGCTGCTTATTCTTGATGAACCTACTGCGGGAATGGATGTGCTCGCTAGAAAAACATTCTATGAAAGAATTCGTGAGTTAAAGAAACAAGGAATTACAATCATCATGACCACACATTTATTAGAGGAAGCGACGAAGCTTGGAGAACGTGTCCTGTTGCTTGATGAAGGTGTACTTCTTGAGGATCGAAGTGTAGCTTCTATTACACAACAATGTAAACGCGTTTCCTTTACTCTTTCATATAGCAGTGAAGAACTTCAACGAAAATTAGAAGGAAAAGGCGTGGTATTCGTACACAATAAAGAGTTTACGTATGAGACTGCACAAGTCGAAGCATTCATGGAATGGATGGTTCACGAACGTATTCCTTTTACGAACTTGACCATTGAACAGCAAACTGTCGATCAATACTTCGAACAAATGGTACAAGAAGGAGGAGAAGCACATGCAGGCCTTGTATAA
- a CDS encoding NUDIX hydrolase: MDMEHSVVTLVKDEENFILIKQWRNVVQDTVISLPGGGVEEGECLEHAARREVREEIGYVCGNLKSLGSFYPSPWESNECTHVYFTDDIVSRHTPELEEGEEIEVYPVLVDSILEQIKEGRLTDGELCFAVFHALLNREQLGISLQLK; encoded by the coding sequence ATGGATATGGAGCACTCGGTCGTAACACTAGTAAAGGACGAAGAGAACTTTATTCTTATCAAGCAATGGCGTAACGTTGTACAAGACACAGTGATTTCTTTACCTGGTGGAGGAGTTGAAGAAGGCGAGTGTCTTGAGCACGCTGCAAGAAGGGAAGTTCGAGAGGAAATTGGGTATGTTTGTGGTAATCTCAAATCCCTAGGCTCTTTCTATCCATCACCTTGGGAGTCCAATGAGTGTACACATGTATACTTTACAGATGATATTGTGAGTCGTCATACACCCGAACTTGAAGAGGGAGAAGAGATTGAAGTGTATCCAGTATTAGTCGATTCCATTCTAGAGCAGATTAAAGAAGGTCGGTTGACGGACGGCGAACTGTGTTTTGCAGTATTTCACGCATTATTAAACCGGGAGCAGTTAGGGATATCGTTACAATTGAAATAA
- a CDS encoding PH domain-containing protein, which translates to MEAKRYHPLSILQDTIFFIRNSFFVILILFVFQSGSDRTWVIYGRYIFFVVAIGIIVAFFISWLTYKYRLDETSFHLYKGVFNRTKQTIPFSKIQNISRKRSLFHRIFGVTSIHFETAISGDDHSVVFQVISQAEADRLQSIVENYEEEPEYPVEKEEIHEGQEEQQVDEGASHRVVHFTPTTFDLLKASFTSLSFLLLIPVIFTLYSNVGDLFEVEERAEGFISSLMSSWVFILFAAIAFIVLSIVFGIVRTFITYGKYEISSDEERIYIRKGVIEESSFSITKEKVQAVEITQTLLKRILGLAEVRLTNAGSSRTSEKEVNSLYPFLPVKRAYSMVSELLPTYEIVEDMENLPRKSLWVRLLTPSLLWIIGSVVFYFVSPLYLNGIIPWWAASVVLLLVILLFRYLDYVNTRYFLNGPFIQFKSGSFNTSLFISKREKLIEFSLTRGLLQRKFGLVSIGTVNRSKPPYHNGIKDIPEGLGTTLYHWYRDRSEDIEIK; encoded by the coding sequence ATGGAGGCGAAGCGTTATCATCCTCTCTCAATTCTTCAAGATACGATTTTCTTTATCCGAAATTCGTTTTTTGTTATTTTAATCTTGTTCGTGTTTCAAAGTGGAAGTGATCGAACTTGGGTAATCTATGGAAGGTACATCTTCTTTGTGGTTGCCATCGGAATCATAGTTGCGTTTTTCATTTCTTGGCTTACATATAAGTATCGGTTGGATGAAACGTCTTTTCACTTGTACAAAGGAGTTTTCAACCGTACCAAACAAACCATCCCGTTTTCCAAAATACAAAATATTAGCCGAAAACGTTCCTTGTTTCACCGCATTTTTGGAGTGACGTCCATTCATTTTGAAACGGCCATATCAGGAGATGATCATTCTGTTGTCTTTCAAGTTATTTCACAAGCGGAGGCAGATCGACTTCAATCCATTGTAGAGAACTATGAAGAAGAACCTGAATATCCCGTTGAGAAAGAAGAAATTCATGAGGGTCAAGAGGAGCAGCAGGTGGACGAAGGCGCTTCGCACAGAGTCGTTCATTTCACACCTACAACCTTTGATTTGTTGAAAGCTTCCTTTACCTCATTAAGCTTTCTGTTGCTGATTCCTGTAATCTTTACGTTGTACTCAAATGTGGGGGATTTATTTGAGGTAGAAGAGAGGGCTGAAGGCTTTATATCAAGTCTGATGTCATCGTGGGTGTTTATCTTGTTTGCTGCTATTGCGTTCATCGTTCTATCGATCGTATTTGGTATCGTTCGGACCTTTATCACGTATGGGAAGTATGAAATCTCGTCTGATGAGGAACGCATTTATATTCGTAAAGGTGTAATTGAAGAGTCCTCTTTCTCTATTACTAAAGAAAAAGTCCAAGCTGTAGAAATTACTCAAACGTTGTTAAAACGCATACTTGGATTGGCTGAAGTTAGGTTGACCAATGCAGGCTCGAGCCGAACTTCAGAGAAAGAGGTCAATTCCCTTTACCCATTCCTACCCGTCAAGCGTGCTTATTCAATGGTATCAGAATTATTGCCTACTTATGAAATCGTAGAAGATATGGAGAATTTGCCTCGTAAGTCCTTGTGGGTACGCTTGTTAACTCCTAGTCTTCTTTGGATCATCGGTAGCGTCGTGTTTTATTTCGTATCCCCACTTTATTTAAATGGGATCATTCCATGGTGGGCAGCTTCGGTCGTTCTCTTACTTGTTATCTTGCTTTTCCGTTATTTGGATTATGTGAATACAAGGTATTTTCTCAATGGTCCATTTATCCAATTTAAGAGCGGAAGTTTCAATACGTCGTTATTCATCTCAAAGCGAGAGAAGCTCATTGAATTCTCATTGACACGCGGGTTGCTTCAGCGTAAATTTGGCCTTGTCTCAATAGGTACGGTCAACCGTTCAAAGCCTCCGTATCATAACGGGATCAAGGATATCCCTGAGGGGCTTGGAACAACTTTGTATCACTGGTATCGTGACCGAAGTGAAGATATTGAAATTAAATAA
- a CDS encoding long-chain-fatty-acid--CoA ligase, which translates to MYVPLLVSDFLERAVKLYGDKPAILDDTCIRTYSEVGERANQLSNGLASLGVTKGDKVAYLAPNTPEMLEGFYGVAQIGAVMTPLNTRLKPFDYQFILEHSESKVLFVDYTLLRQVEEILPHLPDLQHVIVHGEREVGYEPYEEWLQQFPRECMMEPELDEQDIASLLYTSGTTGDPKGVLLSHRSNYLHALSAMHHLRVSDQDVLLHVLPMFHVNGWGSPYYYTANGASQVMLRQTDPDLILDKIEQYGVTVVHMAPTVLNMVLEAFERKERTITQQVRVVIAGSAPPPAFVRRVEEELGWTFIQVYGMTEISPLITISEPRSVDILKSNEERYVLKAKTGYDLIGTRVKVVDELGEEVPCDGNTVGEIITRTNHVMEGYYKNKEATQSTIQHGWLHTGDMATVDEKGYIEIVDRKKDVIISGGENISSIEVEGVLYDHPAILEAAVIAVPHEKWGESPHAVIVLRSGEALTEMELITFCRERLAHFKVPKGITFMNELPKTASGKIQKVLLRKSFWQDHERHVN; encoded by the coding sequence ATGTATGTACCATTGTTGGTGTCGGATTTTTTGGAACGAGCAGTTAAGCTTTATGGGGATAAACCTGCGATACTCGATGATACGTGTATTCGTACCTACTCAGAAGTTGGAGAACGGGCGAACCAACTATCAAATGGACTAGCTTCCTTAGGTGTAACGAAAGGGGACAAAGTGGCTTACTTAGCCCCGAATACTCCAGAAATGTTAGAGGGCTTCTACGGAGTCGCTCAAATTGGTGCTGTGATGACGCCGTTGAACACGAGGCTGAAGCCATTCGACTATCAGTTTATATTGGAACATAGTGAGAGTAAGGTGTTGTTCGTCGACTATACACTCCTTAGACAAGTGGAGGAAATCCTTCCTCATTTACCTGATCTCCAACATGTCATTGTTCATGGTGAGCGAGAAGTTGGCTATGAACCTTATGAAGAATGGCTTCAGCAATTTCCAAGAGAATGTATGATGGAGCCTGAGCTAGATGAGCAAGACATTGCTTCTTTGTTGTACACAAGTGGTACGACTGGTGATCCTAAAGGTGTTCTCCTATCTCATCGTTCCAATTACCTACATGCTCTCTCTGCGATGCACCACTTGCGCGTTTCCGACCAAGATGTGCTGCTTCACGTGCTACCCATGTTTCACGTAAATGGATGGGGGTCCCCCTATTATTATACGGCGAACGGAGCCTCCCAAGTCATGTTGCGTCAGACAGACCCTGATCTTATATTAGACAAGATTGAGCAGTATGGTGTAACCGTCGTTCATATGGCACCAACTGTTCTGAACATGGTATTAGAAGCGTTCGAAAGAAAGGAACGTACCATTACACAGCAGGTTCGGGTCGTTATCGCTGGTTCTGCACCTCCGCCGGCATTTGTACGAAGGGTAGAAGAGGAACTAGGATGGACGTTCATTCAAGTGTATGGAATGACGGAAATTTCGCCTCTCATTACGATATCTGAGCCTCGTTCTGTTGACATACTGAAATCAAACGAAGAGAGGTATGTACTTAAAGCAAAGACAGGCTATGACCTTATTGGAACGAGAGTGAAAGTAGTGGATGAACTAGGAGAAGAAGTTCCATGTGATGGGAATACAGTAGGAGAGATCATCACTCGTACGAATCACGTCATGGAGGGGTACTATAAGAACAAAGAAGCGACACAATCTACGATTCAACACGGGTGGCTCCATACGGGAGACATGGCTACGGTAGATGAGAAAGGGTACATCGAGATTGTAGATCGGAAGAAAGATGTCATTATTAGCGGAGGGGAGAATATCTCATCTATTGAAGTAGAAGGTGTTCTCTATGACCATCCTGCAATACTAGAGGCAGCTGTTATTGCGGTCCCTCATGAAAAGTGGGGAGAAAGCCCTCATGCTGTTATCGTACTTCGAAGCGGAGAAGCTCTAACTGAAATGGAACTGATCACCTTTTGTCGCGAGCGGTTAGCTCACTTCAAAGTTCCAAAAGGGATTACGTTCATGAATGAACTCCCTAAAACCGCCTCAGGAAAAATACAAAAAGTCCTCCTTCGTAAATCTTTCTGGCAAGATCACGAGCGACATGTGAATTAA
- a CDS encoding SLOG family protein, whose product MKVITVTGYKPMEMGIFKQDDERIVFVKETLRRRLLPMIEDGLEWVLISGQAGVELWTGEVILDLKEEGYEIQLGIFPPFLNQESRWPEPQQEQYLMMIELADFYQPLYNKEYEGAYQFKAKDQWFLEKSEAMLVLFDEDTKGSPSFIVEKAKHYAETHDYPIYIITPLDLQETVEQLQMENPDYWAD is encoded by the coding sequence ATGAAAGTCATTACAGTTACAGGGTATAAACCAATGGAGATGGGCATCTTTAAACAAGATGATGAACGGATTGTATTCGTGAAAGAGACACTCCGTCGCCGACTCCTTCCAATGATTGAAGATGGCCTAGAATGGGTGTTAATCTCTGGACAAGCTGGGGTAGAACTTTGGACTGGTGAAGTTATCCTTGATTTGAAGGAAGAAGGCTATGAGATTCAGCTTGGTATTTTCCCACCGTTCCTTAATCAAGAAAGCAGATGGCCAGAACCCCAACAAGAACAATACCTCATGATGATCGAACTGGCAGACTTCTATCAACCTCTATATAACAAAGAGTATGAAGGAGCTTACCAGTTTAAAGCAAAGGACCAATGGTTTCTTGAGAAGAGCGAGGCTATGCTTGTACTCTTCGATGAAGATACGAAAGGAAGTCCTTCATTTATTGTAGAGAAAGCGAAGCATTATGCCGAAACGCACGATTATCCCATCTACATCATCACTCCATTGGATTTACAAGAGACAGTAGAACAGCTCCAAATGGAGAATCCTGACTACTGGGCGGACTAA
- the gpsB gene encoding cell division regulator GpsB — translation MGLEQIQLSGKDILDKEFKTGIRGYNQEEVDQFLDTVIQDYEAFYQEIDRLKQEVTRLKKQGDFAQTQQYSSRTRKATSASQPASSTGTGGQANYDILKRLSNLEKAVFGKKYADE, via the coding sequence ATGGGATTAGAACAGATTCAATTATCTGGTAAGGACATCCTTGACAAAGAATTTAAAACAGGTATTCGGGGCTATAATCAAGAAGAGGTCGATCAGTTTCTGGACACGGTCATTCAAGATTATGAAGCCTTCTATCAAGAAATCGATCGATTAAAGCAAGAGGTTACCCGCTTGAAGAAACAAGGGGACTTCGCTCAAACCCAGCAATACTCGTCACGTACGAGAAAGGCGACTTCTGCTTCGCAACCAGCTTCTTCAACTGGAACTGGTGGCCAAGCAAACTATGACATCTTAAAGCGATTGTCTAACTTAGAAAAGGCGGTATTTGGTAAGAAATACGCAGATGAGTAG
- a CDS encoding ABC transporter permease: MQALYNTSILELKRMFRNSYFVFFSLLLPFLFYVLFTAMYGDDLSIAGTKWEAYFLVSMTCFGLISASVQSFGIQLVYDRQQPWLNWLFTHPIKRFSYFMGRILSQLCLNGLMVLLLFTVIGVWKGIELSFWTWILVGGWVWLGALPFLALGVWVSTMTKVETASGVANIVALGLAILGGLWTPVENMPGILQTITEWSPAYLYANGAWSLLSGEGMSIYQHLIYFLYFLLFMIGAMITHHQLRRE, from the coding sequence ATGCAGGCCTTGTATAACACAAGTATACTTGAACTAAAGCGAATGTTTCGTAATTCCTATTTTGTATTCTTTTCCCTACTGTTACCATTTTTGTTCTATGTACTCTTTACAGCAATGTACGGAGACGATTTGAGTATTGCTGGGACAAAATGGGAAGCGTATTTTCTCGTATCGATGACTTGTTTTGGTCTTATTAGTGCATCTGTTCAGTCTTTTGGAATTCAACTCGTCTATGATCGTCAACAACCATGGTTGAATTGGTTATTCACGCATCCAATTAAACGGTTTAGCTATTTTATGGGCAGGATTCTCTCTCAACTTTGCTTGAATGGATTGATGGTCCTGTTGTTATTTACGGTCATTGGGGTATGGAAGGGAATTGAACTCTCATTTTGGACTTGGATACTTGTAGGTGGCTGGGTGTGGTTAGGGGCATTGCCATTCTTGGCACTAGGTGTATGGGTCTCCACTATGACCAAAGTCGAAACTGCCTCAGGAGTCGCAAATATAGTAGCACTTGGATTGGCTATTCTAGGTGGACTTTGGACACCTGTAGAGAACATGCCGGGGATTCTACAAACAATTACTGAATGGTCACCAGCATACTTATATGCGAACGGAGCTTGGAGTTTATTAAGTGGGGAGGGCATGTCCATTTATCAGCACCTTATCTATTTTCTGTATTTTCTATTATTTATGATTGGTGCCATGATTACCCATCATCAATTAAGGAGGGAGTGA
- a CDS encoding CotD family spore coat protein: MHKKHCGMPSMVSPAQTNVYPTKHCVNHSFYQKEVNNVYPTHTTNVNHFNTVNKDYYPQTQSNVNQYSQQNMNMGPTAPQGYNPMMGMGPQGMGNQVMGASTGPNGNGMGNGNMVAGAQSGPMGMGHSCGCKR, translated from the coding sequence ATGCACAAGAAACATTGTGGAATGCCGAGTATGGTCAGCCCTGCACAAACCAATGTTTATCCTACAAAACACTGTGTGAATCACAGCTTCTATCAGAAGGAAGTCAACAATGTCTATCCTACACACACAACAAACGTGAATCACTTCAACACAGTGAACAAAGACTACTATCCTCAGACTCAGTCGAATGTAAACCAGTACTCACAGCAAAATATGAACATGGGACCTACAGCGCCTCAGGGCTACAACCCAATGATGGGCATGGGACCTCAAGGGATGGGGAACCAAGTGATGGGTGCGTCAACTGGACCTAATGGAAATGGAATGGGGAACGGCAATATGGTTGCTGGTGCTCAATCCGGTCCAATGGGTATGGGTCATTCATGTGGATGCAAACGATAA
- a CDS encoding PspC domain-containing protein — protein MGEVKVNGYPSNEREVVLNNKLNKSSRDKVFQDVCGGIAEFFGISPLAVRLIFIVLPANVVIYLLLSYTMVDIGPSL, from the coding sequence GTGGGTGAGGTTAAGGTCAATGGATATCCTTCAAATGAAAGAGAGGTTGTGTTGAACAATAAATTAAATAAATCTTCAAGAGACAAGGTTTTTCAAGACGTTTGTGGAGGAATTGCTGAATTCTTTGGAATTTCGCCTCTTGCGGTTAGACTTATCTTCATTGTTTTACCAGCGAACGTTGTCATCTACTTACTTCTTAGTTACACAATGGTTGATATCGGGCCATCCCTTTGA
- a CDS encoding PH domain-containing protein: MGLEIQFPTNRLSKDAVKVWVIGEVLSNALVALVLGVLFYLNHRFQWWGWVFPVLVLLAGLLVVFAVWGIAIEPYLKYKHWRYEVDEEYLQLKHGALKEVHELVPMTKIQAVGTNQGPLLRRYKLSSISIETMGSSHTIPALPDEIAKDLRNQIAHYAKVREVEA; this comes from the coding sequence ATGGGATTAGAGATTCAGTTCCCAACAAATCGCCTGTCTAAGGATGCCGTTAAAGTATGGGTAATTGGGGAGGTACTATCGAATGCCTTGGTTGCTCTTGTGTTAGGCGTATTGTTCTATTTAAACCATCGGTTCCAGTGGTGGGGGTGGGTCTTCCCGGTCTTAGTTCTATTAGCCGGTCTACTCGTTGTATTTGCTGTCTGGGGGATTGCTATAGAACCGTATTTAAAGTATAAGCACTGGCGATACGAAGTTGATGAGGAGTATTTACAGTTAAAGCATGGAGCGCTTAAAGAAGTTCATGAACTCGTTCCAATGACTAAGATTCAAGCAGTCGGTACAAATCAAGGTCCACTACTAAGGAGGTATAAGCTTTCATCGATCTCAATAGAGACGATGGGGTCTTCGCATACAATCCCTGCACTACCAGATGAAATCGCGAAAGACCTTCGAAATCAAATTGCGCACTATGCGAAGGTTAGAGAGGTGGAAGCGTAA
- the cdd gene encoding cytidine deaminase, with product MNQSELIQEAKRAREVAYVPYSKFPVGAAVQTKSGNVYIGSNIENAAYPVTCCAERVAIFKAVSEGDTEFTNIAVVADTDRPVPPCGSCRQVMSEFFKADTPIYTTNLHGDVKEFRMNELLPFSFAPSDLPKDRE from the coding sequence ATGAATCAAAGTGAACTCATTCAAGAAGCAAAGCGAGCAAGAGAGGTAGCTTATGTACCTTATTCTAAATTCCCAGTAGGTGCAGCCGTTCAAACGAAGTCCGGGAACGTGTACATAGGAAGTAACATTGAGAACGCTGCTTACCCAGTTACTTGTTGCGCCGAACGCGTCGCCATCTTTAAAGCAGTATCTGAAGGGGATACGGAATTTACAAACATTGCTGTTGTGGCAGATACAGACCGTCCTGTCCCACCATGTGGTTCTTGCCGACAAGTCATGAGTGAATTCTTTAAAGCTGATACGCCAATCTATACAACGAATCTTCATGGAGATGTTAAGGAGTTTCGCATGAATGAGTTGCTTCCATTCTCATTTGCACCATCGGATCTTCCTAAAGACAGAGAATAA